The sequence below is a genomic window from Proteus vulgaris.
GCTAGCTAACATTTCTGCAGCGATGGAAAAACGTCTATCACGCAAAGTGAAGCTGAATTGCAAAATTGATAAGTCTGTTATCGCAGGCATGATTATACGCGCCGGTGACCTCGTCATCGATGGCAGTATTCGTGGCCGTTTAGAGCGATTAACGGACGTCTTGCAGTCTTAAGGGGACTGGAGCATATGCAACTGAATTCCACTGAAATCAGCGAACTGATCAAGCAGCGCATTGCTCAGTTCAATGTAGTGAGTGAAGCTCACAATGAAGGTACGATTGTATCCGTTAGTGACGGTATCATTCGTATCCACGGTTTAGCCGAAGTTATGCAGGGTGAGATGATCGCACTGCCGGGTAACCGTTTCGCTATCGCACTGAACTTAGAGCGCGACTCTGTTGGTGCGGTTGTGATGGGTCCTTATGCTGACTTAGCAGAAGGCATGAAAGTTAAATGTACAGGTCGTATTCTGGAAGTACCTGTAGGGCGTGGTCTGCTTGGCCGTGTGGTAAACACACTGGGTGAGCCGATTGATGGTAAAGGTGCAGTAGAGCATGATGGATTCTCACCTGTTGAGATGATTGCTCCTGGTGTTATCGACCGTCAATCAGTTGATCAGCCTGTACAAACAGGTTACAAATCCGTCGATGCCATGATCCCAATCGGTCGTGGTCAGCGTGAATTGATCATCGGTGACCGTCAAACAGGTAAAACTGCTCTGGCTGTCGATGCGATCATCAACCAACGCGACTCTGGCATTAAATGTATCTATGTCGCTATCGGTCAGAAAGCCTCTACTATTTCGAACGTTGTTCGTAAATTAGAAGAACATGGCGCGTTAGAAAACACCATTGTTGTTGTTGCTTCTGCATCAGAATCAGCAGCGCTGCAATATCTAGCTCCTTATTCAGGTTGCGCAATGGGTGAATACTTCCGTGACCGTGGTGAAGATGCCCTGATAATTTATGATGACCTGTCTAAACAGGCTGTCGCATACCGTCAAATTTCACTGTTACTTCGTCGTCCACCTGGACGTGAAGCATACCCTGGTGACGTTTTCTATCTGCACTCCCGTTTACTGGAGCGTGCTGCTCGCGTTAATGCTGAGTACGTAGAAGCTTTCACTAATGGTGAAGTTAAAGGTAAAACCGGCTCTCTGACTGCGTTACCAATTATCGAAACGCAAGCAGGGGACGTTTCTGCATTCGTTCCTACGAACGTAATCTCTATTACCGATGGTCAGATCTTCTTAGAATCTAACCTGTTTAACGCAGGTATCCGTCCAGCTGTTAACCCAGGGATCTCCGTATCTCGTGTGGGTGGTGCAGCTCAGACTAAGATCATGAAGAAACTTTCTGGTGGTATCCGTACTGCACTTGCGCAGTATCGTGAGCTGGCAGCATTCTCACAGTTCGCTTCAGATCTGGACGATGCTACCCGTAAACAATTGAACCACGGTCAGAAAGTGACTGAATTGCTGAAACAGAAACAGTACGAACCAATGTCTGTCGCACAACAGTCTTTATCACTGTTTGCAGCAGAACGTGGTTATCTGGAAGATGTTGAAATTTCAAAAGTTGTGCCATTTGAAGCGGCTTTATTAGCTTATGCCTCTCGTGAACATGCTGATTTATTGAAAGAAATCAACCAGACTGGTACTTATAACGAAGAAATCGAAGCGAAGCTGAAAGGCGTGCTAGAAAACTTCAAAGCGACTCAGTCCTGGTAATAACTATTCGGCCTAATAGTTAAACATTAGGCCGTCTGGTTCATGAGGAGAAGCAGAAATGGCCGGCGCAAAAGAGATACGTTCGAAGATCGCCAGTGTGCAAAACACACAGAAGATCACTAAAGCGATGGAGATGGTCGCCGCGTCGAAAATGCGTAAAACGCAGGAACGCATGGCAGCCAGCCGTCCTTATGCAGAAACCATGCGCAGTGTGATTGGTCACCTTGCGTTAGGGAATCTGGAATACAAACATCCATACCTCGAAGAGCGTGAAGTTAAACGTGTCGGGTACCTGGTTGTTTCGACCGACCGTGGTTTGTGTGGTGGTTTGAACATTAACTTGTTCAAAAAACTGCTGGCAGACATGAAAGAGTGGTCTGAAAAAGGTGTGCAGGTAGATTTAGCACTAATCGGTTCTAAAGCCGCTTCATTCTTTGGCTCAGTAGGCGGGAATGTTGTTGGTCAAGTAACTGGTATGGGTGATGATCCAAAACTGTCAGACCTTATCGGTCCAGTCAATATCATGTTGCAGGCTTATGACGAAGGTCGTTTAGATAAACTGTATGTGGTGGCAAATAAGTTCATCAATACCATGGCTCAAGAGCCTAAAATTCTTCAGGTTTTACCATTACCACCAGGTGATGACGAAGAGCTGAAAGAAAAATCTTGGGATTATCTGTACGAACCTGATCCTAAGGCGTTACTGGATACTTTACTGCGTCGTTATATCGAATCGCAAGTTTACCAGAGCGTCGTAGAGAACTTAGCGAGTGAGCAGGCCGCCCGAATGGTCGCGATGAAAGCCGCTACAGATAACGG
It includes:
- the atpA gene encoding F0F1 ATP synthase subunit alpha, producing MQLNSTEISELIKQRIAQFNVVSEAHNEGTIVSVSDGIIRIHGLAEVMQGEMIALPGNRFAIALNLERDSVGAVVMGPYADLAEGMKVKCTGRILEVPVGRGLLGRVVNTLGEPIDGKGAVEHDGFSPVEMIAPGVIDRQSVDQPVQTGYKSVDAMIPIGRGQRELIIGDRQTGKTALAVDAIINQRDSGIKCIYVAIGQKASTISNVVRKLEEHGALENTIVVVASASESAALQYLAPYSGCAMGEYFRDRGEDALIIYDDLSKQAVAYRQISLLLRRPPGREAYPGDVFYLHSRLLERAARVNAEYVEAFTNGEVKGKTGSLTALPIIETQAGDVSAFVPTNVISITDGQIFLESNLFNAGIRPAVNPGISVSRVGGAAQTKIMKKLSGGIRTALAQYRELAAFSQFASDLDDATRKQLNHGQKVTELLKQKQYEPMSVAQQSLSLFAAERGYLEDVEISKVVPFEAALLAYASREHADLLKEINQTGTYNEEIEAKLKGVLENFKATQSW
- the atpG gene encoding F0F1 ATP synthase subunit gamma, with the protein product MAGAKEIRSKIASVQNTQKITKAMEMVAASKMRKTQERMAASRPYAETMRSVIGHLALGNLEYKHPYLEEREVKRVGYLVVSTDRGLCGGLNINLFKKLLADMKEWSEKGVQVDLALIGSKAASFFGSVGGNVVGQVTGMGDDPKLSDLIGPVNIMLQAYDEGRLDKLYVVANKFINTMAQEPKILQVLPLPPGDDEELKEKSWDYLYEPDPKALLDTLLRRYIESQVYQSVVENLASEQAARMVAMKAATDNGGNLIKELQLVYNKARQASITQELTEIVSGAAAV